A portion of the Poecile atricapillus isolate bPoeAtr1 chromosome 7, bPoeAtr1.hap1, whole genome shotgun sequence genome contains these proteins:
- the RGS18 gene encoding regulator of G-protein signaling 18 isoform X2 has protein sequence MENPLLLFPQLNISASEDKAHFRAMRSAGREEPQKGNTGAKQKRNRLSLLLQRPEFHAGDHLGKPGSLTKAASVSPEEAVKWGESFDKLLSEKAGLEAFTKFLKTEFSEENIEFWIACEDYKKSKSAQELLPKAKTIFETFIQKDAPKEVNLDWHTREVTRVAVGQPGRGAFEAAQRRVFALMEQDSYRRFLRSAAYLSLLRGHSRSCRV, from the exons atggagaaCCCACTGCTTTTATTCCCCCAGCTCAACATTTCTGCTTCTGAGGATAAAGCCCATTTCAGAGCCATGAGATCGGCAGGTCGGGAGGAGCCACAGAAGGGAAACACTGG AGCTAAGCAGAAGAGAAACAGGCTGAGCCTGCTCCTGCAGAGACCTGAATTCCATGCAGGTGATCACCTTGGCAAACCTGGAAGCCTGACAAAAGCAGCGAG TGTGTCTCCTGAAGAAGCAGTGAAATGGGGAGAGTCTTTTGACAAACTGCTTTCTGAGAAAG ctgggctggaagCCTTCACAAAGTTTCTGAAAACGGAGTTCAGTGAGGAGAACATTGAGTTCTGGATAGCCTGCGAAGAttacaagaaaagcaaaagtgcACAAGAACTTCTGCCAAAAGCCAAGACcatttttgaaacatttatACAGAAAGATGCTCCAAAAGAG gtgaaCCTGGACTGGCACACGCGGGAGGTGACGCGCGTGGCCGTGGGGCAGCCGGGCCGCGGCGCCTTCGAGGCCGCGCAGCGCCGCGTGTTCGCGCTGATGGAGCAGGACAGCTACCGCCGCTTCCTCCGCTCTGCGGCCTACCTCAGCCTGCTGCGGGGCCATTCCCGCTCCTGCCGTGTGTGA
- the RGS18 gene encoding regulator of G-protein signaling 18 isoform X1 produces MENPLLLFPQLNISASEDKAHFRAMRSAGREEPQKGNTGAKQKRNRLSLLLQRPEFHAGDHLGKPGSLTKAASSVSPEEAVKWGESFDKLLSEKAGLEAFTKFLKTEFSEENIEFWIACEDYKKSKSAQELLPKAKTIFETFIQKDAPKEVNLDWHTREVTRVAVGQPGRGAFEAAQRRVFALMEQDSYRRFLRSAAYLSLLRGHSRSCRV; encoded by the exons atggagaaCCCACTGCTTTTATTCCCCCAGCTCAACATTTCTGCTTCTGAGGATAAAGCCCATTTCAGAGCCATGAGATCGGCAGGTCGGGAGGAGCCACAGAAGGGAAACACTGG AGCTAAGCAGAAGAGAAACAGGCTGAGCCTGCTCCTGCAGAGACCTGAATTCCATGCAGGTGATCACCTTGGCAAACCTGGAAGCCTGACAAAAGCAGCGAG CAGTGTGTCTCCTGAAGAAGCAGTGAAATGGGGAGAGTCTTTTGACAAACTGCTTTCTGAGAAAG ctgggctggaagCCTTCACAAAGTTTCTGAAAACGGAGTTCAGTGAGGAGAACATTGAGTTCTGGATAGCCTGCGAAGAttacaagaaaagcaaaagtgcACAAGAACTTCTGCCAAAAGCCAAGACcatttttgaaacatttatACAGAAAGATGCTCCAAAAGAG gtgaaCCTGGACTGGCACACGCGGGAGGTGACGCGCGTGGCCGTGGGGCAGCCGGGCCGCGGCGCCTTCGAGGCCGCGCAGCGCCGCGTGTTCGCGCTGATGGAGCAGGACAGCTACCGCCGCTTCCTCCGCTCTGCGGCCTACCTCAGCCTGCTGCGGGGCCATTCCCGCTCCTGCCGTGTGTGA